The following proteins are encoded in a genomic region of Corallococcus silvisoli:
- a CDS encoding FHA domain-containing protein encodes MLSVQELRALASGLPVGTFQHQLGPFALVQRPPSELSAAALAPTRMADPGDVEQGMLALLFEFDDLLVATLPTLKDADVLRIGRRLDCELVLDDASVSKQHAELRWSRAQSRCTVRDLGSTNGTFVNASTIGQREVPLRGGDILSFGNVQFWYLLTDALHERLRAGAASGLGSHSG; translated from the coding sequence GTGTTGTCCGTCCAGGAACTGCGCGCGCTCGCCTCGGGACTCCCCGTGGGTACCTTCCAGCACCAGCTGGGTCCCTTCGCACTGGTGCAGCGTCCGCCGTCGGAGCTGTCCGCCGCCGCGCTCGCGCCCACCCGCATGGCGGATCCCGGCGACGTCGAGCAGGGCATGCTCGCGCTGCTCTTCGAATTCGACGACCTGCTCGTCGCCACCCTGCCCACGCTCAAGGACGCCGACGTGCTGCGGATCGGCCGCAGGCTGGACTGCGAGCTGGTGCTGGACGACGCCTCCGTCTCCAAGCAGCACGCGGAGCTCCGGTGGAGCCGCGCGCAGAGCCGCTGCACCGTGCGCGACCTGGGCTCCACCAACGGCACCTTCGTCAACGCCAGCACCATCGGGCAGCGCGAGGTGCCGCTCCGGGGCGGCGACATCCTCAGCTTCGGCAACGTGCAGTTCTGGTACCTGCTCACCGACGCGCTCCATGAACGGCTGCGCGCGGGCGCGGCCTCCGGCCTGGGTTCCCACTCCGGCTGA